Proteins from a genomic interval of Planctomycetota bacterium:
- a CDS encoding phosphoenolpyruvate carboxykinase (GTP) — translation MEPTAEEKPAVTSDKPCDNKYVRSWADKVLAHVAPDEVVWCDGSDEQQQQFFARGIAEGIFIQLNQEKLPGCYLHRSDPNDVARTEKSTFICTPDEDAAGPTNNWMKDQDAYAMLRPKFEGCMKGRTAYVIPFVMGPIGSPLAKVGVQITDSVYVAASMKLMTRMGQVAWDELGDSREFTKCVHSIGTLDPADRYICHFPYDNTIWSYGSGYGGNALLGKKCMALRIASFLGKRQGWMAEHMLILGAEGPDNNGGREKTYVAAAFPSSCGKTNFAMLVPPKKYLDDGWKVTTVGDDIAWMWVDETSGRLRAINPEAGYFGVVPGTNDKSNPNAAAMIQKNTIFTNVALLADGDVWWEGKTKKPPKECLDWRGNRWTPSSPDPAAHPNSRFTVPMENNPVLDPAADDPHGVEVSAIMFGGRRSNTIPLVYQAFNWVHGVYCGATLGSEGTAAAENAVGEVRRDPMAMLPFVGYNMRDYLVHWFRMRKQMTDCPRIFAVNWFRRDDEGNFMWPGFGENMRVLKWIIDRCKGRAYAYEAPLGWMPKPENIDLDDLPEVNAADFRALERVDVEAFKHEILGQEELLLKLAGDLPKEIIFQRELLISRM, via the coding sequence CAACTGCTGAGGAGAAGCCAGCCGTCACGAGCGACAAACCGTGCGACAACAAGTACGTCCGAAGCTGGGCCGACAAGGTGCTGGCCCACGTCGCGCCCGATGAGGTCGTCTGGTGCGACGGCAGCGACGAGCAGCAACAGCAGTTCTTCGCCCGAGGCATCGCCGAAGGCATCTTCATCCAGCTCAACCAGGAGAAGCTCCCCGGCTGCTACCTCCACCGCAGCGACCCCAACGACGTCGCCCGCACCGAGAAGAGCACCTTCATCTGCACGCCCGACGAAGACGCAGCCGGCCCGACCAACAACTGGATGAAGGACCAGGACGCGTACGCGATGCTGCGTCCCAAGTTCGAGGGGTGCATGAAGGGCCGCACCGCCTACGTCATCCCGTTCGTCATGGGACCCATCGGCAGCCCGCTGGCGAAGGTCGGCGTGCAGATCACCGACAGCGTCTACGTCGCGGCGAGCATGAAGCTCATGACCCGCATGGGCCAAGTCGCCTGGGACGAGCTGGGCGACTCGCGCGAGTTCACCAAGTGCGTCCACTCCATCGGCACGCTCGACCCGGCGGACCGGTACATCTGCCACTTCCCGTACGACAACACCATCTGGTCCTACGGCAGCGGCTACGGCGGCAACGCGCTCCTGGGCAAGAAGTGCATGGCCCTCCGCATCGCCAGCTTCCTCGGCAAACGCCAGGGCTGGATGGCCGAGCACATGCTGATCCTGGGGGCCGAAGGTCCCGACAACAACGGCGGCCGGGAGAAGACCTACGTCGCCGCCGCCTTCCCCAGCTCCTGCGGCAAGACGAACTTCGCCATGCTCGTCCCGCCCAAGAAGTACCTCGACGACGGGTGGAAGGTCACCACCGTCGGCGATGACATCGCATGGATGTGGGTCGACGAAACGTCAGGCCGGCTAAGGGCGATCAACCCCGAGGCCGGCTACTTCGGCGTGGTGCCGGGGACGAACGACAAGTCCAACCCCAACGCCGCCGCGATGATCCAGAAGAACACCATCTTCACCAACGTCGCGCTCCTGGCCGACGGCGACGTCTGGTGGGAAGGCAAGACCAAGAAGCCGCCCAAGGAGTGCCTCGACTGGCGCGGCAACCGCTGGACGCCCAGCAGCCCCGACCCCGCCGCCCACCCCAACTCGCGGTTCACCGTGCCGATGGAGAACAACCCCGTCCTCGACCCCGCGGCCGACGATCCGCACGGCGTCGAGGTCTCGGCCATCATGTTCGGCGGACGACGCAGCAACACGATTCCCCTCGTTTATCAGGCATTTAACTGGGTTCACGGCGTTTACTGCGGCGCGACCCTCGGCTCCGAAGGCACCGCCGCCGCGGAGAATGCCGTCGGCGAGGTGCGTCGCGATCCCATGGCCATGCTGCCGTTCGTGGGGTACAACATGCGCGACTACCTCGTCCACTGGTTCCGCATGCGGAAGCAGATGACGGACTGCCCGCGCATCTTCGCCGTCAACTGGTTCCGCCGCGACGACGAGGGGAACTTCATGTGGCCTGGTTTTGGGGAAAACATGCGGGTTTTGAAGTGGATCATCGACCGCTGCAAGGGCCGGGCTTACGCGTACGAGGCGCCGCTGGGCTGGATGCCCAAGCCGGAGAACATCGACCTGGACGACCTGCCCGAGGTCAACGCCGCCGACTTCCGGGCGCTGGAGCGGGTCGACGTCGAGGCCTTCAAGCACGAGATCCTGGGCCAGGAGGAGCTGCTCCTGAAGCTCGCCGGCGACCTGCCCAAGGAGATTATCTTCCAGCGCGAGCTGCTCATCAGCCGCATGTGA